ACTGCCTGAAGATACTTGCGGACCGGCAACTGGCCGAGGATGTGGTTCAGGAAACGTTTCTGAAGGTGCGGCAGCACGCGCAATCGGTTGAGCACACCGATTCGTTCAAATCATGGATCTTCCGCATCGCGCGCAACGAGGCGCTGATGCAATTGAGAAAGCAGAAATCGAATGGACAGGTTGAGGGTGAGTCGGTCTGGGACGAAGAGACGCCATACCAGCAATTTGTCGCGCTGGAGCGCTCGGAGATCGTCAACCGACTACTGGACAGTCTGAAGCATGAGTATCGGGAAGCCCTTGTGCTGCTTGTCTATGAAAACATGTCGTATGCCGAAATCGCATCCGTCACCGGTGCAACAGAAAGCTCGGTGAAATCAAGGATCTTCCGTGCGCGGAAGGAAATGATTGAGAAATTGAAAAGGTACCAAGAATAGTAACGTCCGTCTGAGCGCAGTGAGTCCCGACGCAGTCGGGACGAACGAAGTCGAAGACTGGACTGCGATTGCCATGCAGTGGACACACTTCGACTTCGTCCCGCCAGAATAAATGGCGGGACTGCGCTCAGTGTGACGAGCTGTAAGAGAATAGCCCCTGAATATTGAAGGACGACACAATGAACCACACACACTACCAGCAACTCACAAGCCAGTTCATCGACCGCGAGCTTGGACCTGAAGACGAGCGGGAGCTCTTTGTGCACCTTGGCACGTGCGATGAATGCCGGGGATTTCTAAAGGCGGTGCTGACGATGCAGGGGGAGATTCTCGGATCGAAGCCGGTTCGCCTCGTTTCTCCTCAACCAGCGCGGAAAGCAAACGTTTTACGCGCCGTGTGGAACAAGAGGATACCGATGCCCGTTGCAGCCATGTTTGCCGTCATCGCACTTGTGAGCACGGTTGCATTCAGTGCACTCTGGATGCGACCGAAGGAAAAGGTCATAGAGACGACGCAGGAAGTCGTTTACGTTCCACGGCTACCGGCGATACAGGTGGTCGGGTTCTATCCATCGACAAGCGATGCGAAAAAGTGAAGGAGTAGGTCTATGAAGAAGTCAATTCTTGCATTGTTATTGATCTGTCATTGCCTTTCTTCCTGGAGTGGACAAGAGGTAGCCGGGGGCAAACAAAATCAGTCGAGAGCGCCTCTTCTTGAGGGACGCGTCGGGGACTTTTTTCACAAGCCAGTCAGCGGAGCAAAAGTAGTTGTAGAAGGCACGAAGTGGCAGACGCAGACGGATGAGCAAGGGAAATTCGAGCCTATTACCGTAACACCTGGCATCTATACTATCCGCATAACACATCCTCAGTACAAGCCTCTCATCTGCAAGAACTTCAAGATAGGAAAGGAAGGGCTCTTTGCCGGTTTCGAGCTGAAAAAGGGAAGTCCTGATGATACACCCGTCATACGGGATGATCGACCTCTTGGACAATTCGTCATCGATGAAGATGCGGAACCGATCATCAAAGTCGAGCCCGTTTATCCTGAGTCAGCTCTAAAGGACAGGATTGAAGGGACGGTATCCCTGAATGTAAATGTGAGTGAGACCGGTGAAGTCCTGAACGCATGGGTTGCTCAGGGTGTCCGCGAAGATTTGAATCATGCGGCACTCGAAGCCATCCAGAACTTCAAGTTCAAGCCAGCGAAAGTGAAAGGTAAACCGGTGCCAGTGCCGTTGTCAATTCCCTTCAACTTCAAGCTCGCTGACAAATCCAGCGAGTACCCTTTCAAACTCGTGAATGGACCGCTGACCAATGAAGATATCTCGAGCGCCCTCGACTATCTTGGTGTCCAGATGTATCGGTTCTCATATGAGATTCCATTCAAACATAAGCTGAGACTGTGTCTCGACAGATATCTTGACGGCAAGCTCATAGATTCAAAAAGCACCGGTTCCGGTCCGCAAGATCCTGGGAAGAACAATGTCACAATTTTCAAATACACGAAAGACGATAGCGTCCAATTTACTTTCAGTCTCTCGTCTGCCGGGAGTGCGAAGCGTATAACATTCAATAAGATCTCGGTGAAGGAGTATCCTTCGGCAGGCTGGATCCCATATTTTGATGTGCACATGCAGTCGGGTAAGAAAACTCCATTTTATATGTTTGCCCTGAGTTCAGGCGCACTGAAGTTTTCGAAGGACGAACCTCTGGACAGCATCATTTCAAAAATCAAATTCGTAGTGGTTGGGTCTGTTGAGCTTAGGCTTGATTAGCCTGAACACCCGGATGTTGGAGTTCAGGAGGGTCGATTACAAGATTCGCATCGCAAATCCGGCCTTGCCACGAAGGGGATCGGGTTTAATCTCCATTCCGGACTCGAGCCGGAAACACAAGTGATTTGACTCTGAGGATTTCATTCTTAATCTTTGCTGGAGAGGAATCCTCGAATGAAATTCCCCCTGTTTTTGTTCACATTACTTCTCTTGTCTGCTAATCTCCTCTATCCTCAACAGCTCCCGAAGGCGACTGTCAAAGGCAATGTTGTGGACGATTCGACGGGCGCGCCCCTTCCGCTGGCCAATGTATTCGTTTCCAATTCGACAATCGGCACGGCTGCGGATCCTGAAGGGAAGTTTGAACTCAGAGGCGTGCCTCTCGGGACGCAGCAGATCGTCGCGTCCATCGTCGGCTACAAACCAGAAAATGTCACAGTACAGTTAAGCGATTCGGTCGTGCAGACTATCAGATTTCGCCTCAAGGCGCGCCCGGTGCAAATGGCCGGTGTCGAGGTTGAGGAAAAAGATCCGGTTGAGTGGAAGAAGCTTCTCGAAAAGTTCACCGAAAGCTATCTTGGTTGGACCCCGAACGCTGCACACTGCAGGATCTTGAATCCGGAAGTGCTGGACTTTGCCTTCGAAGAAGAGGCGAAACGACTGGTTGCGACCGCGCGAGAACCTCTTGAAATTGAAAATCTCGCGCTCGGATATCGCTTTCAGTGCATGCTTGTCCTTTTCACTCAATCACCCCAATCATTTCAGTATATCGGCTTCTCCAATTTCAGACAAATAGTCGAGCGTAGTGCTGCCGAAGGTGATGCATGGAAATCAAACCGCCGTGAGGCGTACTACGGCTCGAAGCGACACTTCCTTCGGGCGCTCGTGAAAAATTCGACAAAGAAAGAGGGTTTTACTGTTTTCAGTGTCCGGCGGGACTGGATCAATACTGCCTTGAAGAGACCGTATGGGTTCGAAGTACAAGTCGACGGGTTGATATCACTAGGCGATACGCAGTACGACAAGAAGTTTGAATTCCAGGACCTGCTGCAAATAGTGTATACGCGTGAATACGTCACGCGAATTTCGCTTATCGAGCTGAACGGACCGTCTGTGACGGTGTTCGCCAACGGCCTGACTGCGAATCCGCTGGGTCTCTGGACATTCGGCTACTGGTCGACGCAGCGCGTCGCCGAGATGCTGCCGATCGACTATGAGCCGGAGTGATGCGGCCAGACCCACTTCCGCGTTCGGAGTTCGACTGTTCGTTACTCGATATTCATCGTGTCGAAACTGGAAGTTCCTGTGAATTGCCAATATCGAACACCGAATAATGAATAGAAGCTATCTCAAAAACCCTCAAATTCATTGCGAGCGATGCCCCGTAGGGGCGAGCGAAGCAATCTCACCAAGGTATGCCGAGACAAAAGAGAGATTGCTTCGGCAAGAAACGCCTCGCAATGACGTCGTTGGCGTTTTTGAGATGAGTTCTATTGAAGTTTGGTTCACAGCAAGTTTTGACCCCTTTTTGCATCTTACCTTTTGAATCCCACAACGGTCCTCACATCAGCACCGTAGACAAATGCCTGTAGCATCGGACCAACAGCTGTTGAGCGAAGTCCGTGCCGGTAATTCCCGGGCGTTCACGGCAATTCACGACAAGTACCGCCGCCGATTGCTGGCCTACTGCTATCGCTTGTTGCAGGATCGGGTAACAGCCGAGGATGTTGTGCAGGTATCGTTTCAGAAGGCGTATGAATCGCTTGGCACGCTCGACAAACCTGAGCTGTTCTTCTACTGGTTGTTCAGCATCGCGCGGAACGAAGTGTACGGTCACATTCGCAAGACTCGGAGAAACGGAACGCCTCATTCGATTGAAGAGGAAGATGATATCTGGACCGAAGAGACGCCGCACGAGCAATTGGTGAGGAAGGAAACGACAGAAATCGTAGAGCTCTTTCTCAATCAGTTGAAAGTGGAGTACCGGGAGGTCTTGGTGTTGCGCCAGTACGACAAGCTCTCGTATGCAGAGATTGCAGCAATCACAGGAGACACCGTGAGTTCGGTTGAATCGAGGCTGTTCAAAGCGCGAAAAGCGCTGGCAAAGAAACTGGCGCCGTATTTGAACGATTTGTAGGACGAACTGTCAGTTCGTCCACTAAGCACCAACATGAAGGAGCAACACATGACGTGCGCAGACCATCAGCGAACCATCAACCGGCTCATCGATCATGAGGTCAAGGCAACGGATTGCGGTGAATTGTTTGAACATCTCGGGACTTGCTCAGAGTGTAGAGTTTTCTATGATTCGCTCCTCATCCTTGAGGCTGAACTGGAAAAGATTCAATCCGCGGTTGACGAGAAGAGTCCAATGCCCTTCGAGGTCATTGCCCCGCCTCGTTGGTATTCATCAGCAATGCTAGATCGGAAAGCATCAGGGATGCATCATTATGGCAAACACGACCGCTTCCGTGCGTTCACTGTGGTACTAATCACCGTTATCGTGTCTGGATTGATTTGGACGAGAACTCTCCCGACGCAAAGAGACGGGAGTGATGATTCAATTCGCGATGCAGTTCAATCAGACATGATGATCCATCAGCGTTGAGGTAAAGTCATGAACAAATCTGGAAATCGATCCCTTTGGATGGTCTTGCTTTATTTTGTTCTCTCGCTTGCATTCGCCGTGTTTGCGATTGTTGCGAGCCACGCACCGAATGTCCGGTACATGCCCACCCCGGGGAATTTCGGTTTTGAGAGTAGTCTGCAATGGATCTTCTGGCTTCTCATCGTTCTCTCCATAGTCTGTCTCATCCCGTTGTTGGACGCGATTCTACGGAATTTGCACGTTCGCCGCCTGCTGCCTCGCGTTCTCTCCAATCTCTATGGTGATCAATCGTCCAGCGAAGTTGATGGCTTCTTGCTCTGGCTGAAATCAAACGTCAGGACCTCAGCCGGAAGACTATTCGCGGCTGGCATCGCTGTTTTTGCTACGGTATTCATACTTTCACTTACGAGCGCGGTGAGAGAGAGAGATGTGGACAGCTATCTGTACGAATACATTTCGAGACTTATCAGATCACAGCGATCCCTGGAAAGCCCTCCACCCAGCGTGTGTACCTCCCTCTATCTGAATAGCGGCCCCGGAGCCAATGAATTGCAGGATTGTCTGAAGGTGGTCGAAGATCTTAAGAAGGTTGGTGCAAGGGCGATTCTGGTCGATATTCGTGGGCAAAACAAAGGGCAGGAGATGCTCGAATGGCTCAGAAAAATCGAGAATACAGGGGTGGCCGTATTCGGACTTTCAGATTGGGGTAACATACGACGTGCAGATTCAATCGGAGAAATCAGATTCACGAAGGGAAGGATGACTATGCAGCCTCTTGAACTGCGCTTGAATCCCTTTGTGTTCAGGATTAAGCCCGAAGGCATCTCGAGATACAGCGATGAAGAGATTCCGGACATAGTGATTCAATTGTTGAGGAAATATCGCAACTATTCCAGTGATCTCGAACTAAGACGAGAAGGTCGCAACGTTGTCTTTGGTGATTATAGGATTCCTGTAAGTTCGGATGGTTGGATGTACGCCCGTCAACTTGTGAACTATTGGCCTTGGACAGTTGCCTCGCGTGAGGGTGCGAATGACACGTTGGAATACAGAGGGTGGTTCCATGGCAGGAAACCTTTCCATGGGTCACAACTGGATGAGATAAGAAGTAACTTTGACGGCAAGATCGTGTTGATCGAACGATTTCAAACGTCAACACTCGAGTATGGCTGGCTCATGAGTCGGTCGTACGAAAGCGCAATAAATTCAATTGTCGCACAAACAGTCATCGTCCGATCAGAACAACTGCATGTGTGGCTCACACTTGTCTGCATAGCGTTAGCTGGTCTTGTCGCTTCGAAGGTTCGTCCAATACCGTCGTTCTTGACGATCTTCGCAATCGGTCTCTTGGTCTTGCTCGGCTCCTGGTTGATCTACTACAAGCTTTTCTTTTTCATAGATATCTTCTACCCGTTACTCGCTGTAGGCATGTCGATGTTCGTTTTTCCGGCAATAAGGGCTGCCGATAACGAGTTACCAGAGTAGAGGCTCTATCCGTTGCTCGCGACGGCGATGGCTATTGTGGTGTTTCCAGTCATCGTTATGGGGAACCAGAGAGAACCCACGAAGGGATCGCTTTTGCCAGACGATCTTTCTTAGCGGGTTCCTGGGAGTGCCACGCACCCCGTTGAGAAGTCCGACTTCTACCGTGAAGATCCACACCGCGACTCCGACGCACCATTGACATTCCACGCGCACGCCCCCTTCCCCTCGAAGGGGAAGGAGGGGATGGGGTGGTGCTACCCCGGCCCTTTGCTCAACGCATCTTGAACCTTCTCGTAAATCACCTGTTCAACACCCTCTTCATTCGACATCACTTCGTCATTCAGAAATCGCAAGACTTGCAGCC
Above is a window of Ignavibacteriales bacterium DNA encoding:
- a CDS encoding TonB family protein, encoding MKKSILALLLICHCLSSWSGQEVAGGKQNQSRAPLLEGRVGDFFHKPVSGAKVVVEGTKWQTQTDEQGKFEPITVTPGIYTIRITHPQYKPLICKNFKIGKEGLFAGFELKKGSPDDTPVIRDDRPLGQFVIDEDAEPIIKVEPVYPESALKDRIEGTVSLNVNVSETGEVLNAWVAQGVREDLNHAALEAIQNFKFKPAKVKGKPVPVPLSIPFNFKLADKSSEYPFKLVNGPLTNEDISSALDYLGVQMYRFSYEIPFKHKLRLCLDRYLDGKLIDSKSTGSGPQDPGKNNVTIFKYTKDDSVQFTFSLSSAGSAKRITFNKISVKEYPSAGWIPYFDVHMQSGKKTPFYMFALSSGALKFSKDEPLDSIISKIKFVVVGSVELRLD
- a CDS encoding RNA polymerase sigma factor, whose protein sequence is MPVASDQQLLSEVRAGNSRAFTAIHDKYRRRLLAYCYRLLQDRVTAEDVVQVSFQKAYESLGTLDKPELFFYWLFSIARNEVYGHIRKTRRNGTPHSIEEEDDIWTEETPHEQLVRKETTEIVELFLNQLKVEYREVLVLRQYDKLSYAEIAAITGDTVSSVESRLFKARKALAKKLAPYLNDL
- a CDS encoding carboxypeptidase-like regulatory domain-containing protein, with translation MKFPLFLFTLLLLSANLLYPQQLPKATVKGNVVDDSTGAPLPLANVFVSNSTIGTAADPEGKFELRGVPLGTQQIVASIVGYKPENVTVQLSDSVVQTIRFRLKARPVQMAGVEVEEKDPVEWKKLLEKFTESYLGWTPNAAHCRILNPEVLDFAFEEEAKRLVATAREPLEIENLALGYRFQCMLVLFTQSPQSFQYIGFSNFRQIVERSAAEGDAWKSNRREAYYGSKRHFLRALVKNSTKKEGFTVFSVRRDWINTALKRPYGFEVQVDGLISLGDTQYDKKFEFQDLLQIVYTREYVTRISLIELNGPSVTVFANGLTANPLGLWTFGYWSTQRVAEMLPIDYEPE
- a CDS encoding zf-HC2 domain-containing protein, which gives rise to MNHTHYQQLTSQFIDRELGPEDERELFVHLGTCDECRGFLKAVLTMQGEILGSKPVRLVSPQPARKANVLRAVWNKRIPMPVAAMFAVIALVSTVAFSALWMRPKEKVIETTQEVVYVPRLPAIQVVGFYPSTSDAKK
- a CDS encoding RNA polymerase sigma factor; its protein translation is MDPTIERELIAELQRGSDRALAAVYQEFSPGVFAYCLKILADRQLAEDVVQETFLKVRQHAQSVEHTDSFKSWIFRIARNEALMQLRKQKSNGQVEGESVWDEETPYQQFVALERSEIVNRLLDSLKHEYREALVLLVYENMSYAEIASVTGATESSVKSRIFRARKEMIEKLKRYQE